The following coding sequences are from one Geothrix sp. window:
- the rodA gene encoding rod shape-determining protein RodA yields the protein MRERFRALDSRLLWVILALIALGTLTLYSAGRNTPQAAIWLKQSLWNLIGLFLMLLLATVDPRRIFRYSFPSYLLGLVALAAVLVIGKKIGGATRWFVIAGQTFQPSELMKWVTLLYVSHRLGSKGADSVGRLELFGAVGLVVFPMLLIQRQPDLGMALSFLPILLLIPLMKGLRARWVVALLLLVGVGGFGAWKFVLKPYQKQRVLIFLDPSADLQGKGYQVNQSRIAIGSGGLIGKGFTSGSQTQLNFLPVKTTDFAFSVWAEERGFVGVLLALGLFGLLLSRILDAAREAHTYAEAYFCAGAAGIFSLHLLVNVGMVAGALPNKGMVLPFFSAGGSSTLSFFLALGLIMGVLHRARVK from the coding sequence ATGAGGGAACGCTTCCGCGCCCTGGACTCGCGCCTGCTCTGGGTGATCCTGGCCCTCATCGCGCTGGGGACGCTGACGCTCTACTCGGCCGGCCGGAACACGCCCCAGGCGGCGATCTGGCTCAAGCAGAGCCTCTGGAACCTGATCGGCCTGTTCCTGATGCTCCTGCTGGCCACGGTGGATCCCCGGCGCATCTTCCGCTACAGCTTCCCCTCGTACCTGCTGGGCCTCGTGGCCCTGGCCGCGGTGCTGGTGATCGGCAAGAAGATCGGTGGCGCCACCCGCTGGTTCGTCATCGCCGGGCAGACCTTCCAGCCTTCGGAATTGATGAAGTGGGTGACCCTGCTCTACGTCTCCCACCGCCTGGGCTCGAAGGGCGCTGACAGCGTCGGTAGGCTCGAGCTCTTCGGGGCCGTGGGGCTGGTGGTGTTCCCCATGCTGCTCATCCAGCGCCAGCCCGACCTCGGCATGGCCCTCAGCTTCCTGCCGATCCTGCTGCTCATCCCCCTGATGAAGGGCCTGCGCGCCCGCTGGGTGGTGGCGCTCCTGCTCCTGGTGGGCGTCGGTGGCTTCGGCGCCTGGAAGTTCGTGCTGAAGCCCTACCAGAAGCAGCGCGTCCTGATCTTCCTGGATCCCTCCGCGGACCTGCAGGGGAAGGGCTATCAGGTCAACCAGAGCCGCATCGCCATCGGCTCCGGCGGGCTCATCGGCAAGGGCTTCACCAGCGGCTCCCAGACCCAGCTCAACTTCCTCCCCGTGAAGACCACGGACTTCGCGTTCAGCGTGTGGGCGGAGGAGCGGGGCTTCGTGGGCGTCCTGCTCGCCCTCGGCCTGTTCGGGCTGCTGCTGAGCCGCATCCTGGATGCGGCCCGCGAGGCGCATACCTATGCGGAGGCCTACTTCTGCGCCGGGGCCGCCGGCATCTTCTCCCTGCACCTGCTGGTGAACGTGGGCATGGTGGCCGGGGCCCTGCCCAACAAGGGCATGGTGCTGCCCTTCTTCAGTGCGGGCGGCAGCAGTACCCTGAGCTTCTTCCTGGCCCTGGGCCTCATCATGGGCGTGCTTCACCGGGCGAGGGTGAAATGA
- a CDS encoding rod shape-determining protein, with translation MASIFSSQFWSNLFNSDLAIDLGTASTLIHTKQAGRIVIYEPSIVAVNTLTHEVEAVGDEAKQLLGRAPQGVRTIRPMKDGMIFEVDAAEKMLAAFILKARPNRGIARTRIVVSVPPRAHQVARRAVKQVCYDAKAGEVFLVDQTMVAAIGAGLAINEKRGCMIVDIGGGTTDVAVISYNGKVFSDSILIAGDEMDEAVIKYIREKYNVLISEASAEEVKWTLGSAFPSELTRTMEVSGRDQFEGLPKTLTLNDAEIREALAEPIGAIIDLVRKALNETPPQLAADLIDRGICLTGGGSLIQGLDERLRKETHLPVFRAEDPQTAVVRGTALLLENIPLLRRIQILD, from the coding sequence GTGGCCAGCATTTTCTCCAGCCAGTTCTGGTCCAATTTGTTCAATTCCGACCTTGCCATCGATCTCGGCACGGCCTCGACCCTGATCCACACCAAGCAGGCCGGGCGCATCGTCATCTATGAACCTTCCATCGTGGCCGTGAACACCCTCACCCACGAGGTGGAAGCCGTGGGCGACGAGGCCAAGCAGCTGCTGGGCCGCGCCCCGCAGGGCGTGCGCACCATCCGCCCCATGAAAGACGGCATGATCTTCGAGGTGGACGCCGCCGAGAAGATGCTGGCCGCGTTCATCCTGAAGGCCCGCCCCAACCGCGGCATCGCCCGCACCCGCATCGTGGTCAGCGTGCCGCCCCGGGCCCACCAGGTGGCGCGCCGGGCGGTGAAGCAGGTCTGCTACGACGCCAAGGCCGGCGAGGTCTTCCTGGTGGACCAGACCATGGTGGCGGCCATCGGCGCCGGGCTCGCCATCAACGAGAAACGCGGCTGCATGATCGTGGACATCGGCGGCGGCACCACGGACGTGGCCGTCATCAGCTACAACGGCAAGGTGTTCTCGGATTCCATCCTCATCGCCGGCGACGAGATGGACGAGGCGGTGATCAAGTACATCCGCGAAAAGTACAACGTGCTGATCTCGGAAGCTTCGGCTGAAGAAGTGAAATGGACGCTGGGCTCCGCCTTCCCCTCCGAGCTGACGCGCACCATGGAAGTGAGCGGCCGTGACCAGTTCGAGGGCCTGCCCAAGACGCTCACCCTGAATGACGCCGAGATCCGCGAAGCCCTGGCCGAGCCCATCGGCGCCATCATCGACCTGGTGCGCAAGGCCCTGAACGAGACGCCGCCCCAGCTGGCGGCGGACCTCATCGACCGCGGCATCTGCCTGACGGGTGGCGGCTCGCTCATCCAGGGGCTGGACGAACGCCTCCGCAAGGAGACGCACCTGCCGGTCTTCCGGGCCGAGGATCCCCAGACCGCCGTGGTGCGGGGCACCGCGCTGCTGCTGGAGAACATCCCGCTCCTGCGCCGCATCCAGATCCTCGACTAG
- the mrdA gene encoding penicillin-binding protein 2: MQAPGPGDAEMDPRQRPLLRRRLGAFKVMTWSLVALLVLIYAWLQLVRYWEFKQLALQQAVKVRPIPAPRGLVLDRNGQRLVDNRRALHLVIQREDLPTRPEVVASLAAALQVDPAALTRKIQSYRLAGKGRPLVLKENLDEAGIAIAERIRARFPFLGVEVAPRRVYLGDELAGHVLGYVGEVDEPLMKAKPDLYRLGETIGKEGFEASGNDKLKGLDGQKRILVDQLGTEVANFGQEDATAGRSLYLTLDAGMQKIAQDAMGEEAGAVVVLDLRDGGVLAMYSSPSYDPNLFLNRLSQDMVDRYLANNLTKPMVNRPIQGIYAPGSTFKLLVALAALEKGIATPQTAIYCAGKKNFYGRDFRCDKPTGHGSLAMVQAIAQSCDVYFYELASRLDIDDIYATAEKYGLTERTGIDLPQEKRTRIPSRAWKKKAAPKDPKWYAGETISVGIGQGAVGVTPLGLARFYALLATRGKLLTPHLFYGFRDDQSNELQPAPPPAFKDTPLDPKHWATLDEGLAEVVQSGTAGANPFIREIAKLVPFSGKTGTAQVATFVDKAHYARQAKKLKDHALFAGYAPRDHPQIAFAVVVENAGFGSTAAAPVAAKLVKYWCLDRLSNPLPAPRGRMVDPFAPQPTETQE; encoded by the coding sequence ATGCAGGCACCGGGTCCGGGCGACGCTGAGATGGATCCCCGGCAGCGCCCCCTTCTGCGCCGGAGGCTCGGGGCCTTCAAGGTGATGACCTGGAGCCTGGTGGCCCTGCTGGTCCTCATCTACGCGTGGCTGCAGCTGGTGCGCTACTGGGAGTTCAAGCAGCTGGCTCTGCAGCAGGCGGTGAAGGTGCGGCCCATTCCGGCGCCTCGCGGCCTGGTGCTGGATCGCAACGGCCAGCGGCTGGTGGACAACCGCCGGGCCCTGCACCTGGTCATCCAGCGGGAGGACCTGCCCACCCGGCCGGAGGTGGTGGCTTCGCTCGCCGCGGCGCTGCAGGTGGATCCGGCGGCCCTGACCCGGAAGATCCAGAGCTACCGCCTGGCGGGCAAGGGGCGGCCCCTGGTCCTGAAGGAGAACCTCGATGAGGCGGGCATCGCTATCGCCGAGCGCATCCGGGCCCGCTTCCCCTTCCTGGGCGTGGAGGTGGCGCCCCGCCGGGTCTACCTCGGCGACGAGCTGGCGGGCCACGTGCTTGGCTACGTGGGGGAGGTCGACGAACCGCTGATGAAGGCCAAGCCCGACCTCTACCGGCTCGGCGAGACCATCGGCAAGGAGGGCTTCGAGGCCAGCGGCAACGACAAACTGAAGGGCCTGGATGGCCAGAAGCGCATCCTGGTGGACCAGCTGGGCACGGAAGTCGCCAACTTCGGCCAGGAGGATGCCACGGCTGGCCGCAGCCTCTACCTGACCCTTGACGCCGGGATGCAGAAGATCGCCCAGGACGCCATGGGCGAGGAGGCCGGGGCCGTGGTGGTCCTGGATCTGCGGGATGGCGGGGTGCTGGCGATGTACTCCAGCCCCTCGTACGATCCGAACCTCTTCCTGAACCGGCTCAGCCAGGACATGGTGGACCGCTACCTGGCCAACAACCTCACCAAGCCCATGGTGAACCGGCCCATCCAGGGCATCTACGCGCCCGGCTCCACCTTCAAGCTGCTGGTGGCCCTGGCGGCCCTGGAGAAGGGCATCGCCACGCCCCAGACGGCCATCTACTGCGCCGGGAAGAAGAACTTCTACGGCCGGGATTTCCGCTGCGACAAGCCCACGGGCCACGGCAGCCTGGCCATGGTGCAGGCCATCGCCCAGAGCTGCGACGTCTACTTCTATGAGCTGGCCTCCCGCCTGGACATCGACGACATCTACGCGACGGCCGAGAAGTACGGGCTCACGGAGCGCACGGGCATCGACCTCCCCCAGGAGAAGCGCACCCGCATCCCCAGCCGGGCCTGGAAGAAGAAGGCCGCGCCGAAGGATCCCAAGTGGTACGCCGGCGAGACCATCAGCGTGGGCATCGGCCAGGGCGCCGTGGGCGTGACGCCCCTGGGCCTGGCCCGCTTCTATGCCCTGCTGGCCACCAGGGGCAAGCTGCTCACGCCGCACCTCTTCTACGGCTTCCGGGATGACCAGAGCAACGAGCTGCAGCCCGCGCCGCCCCCCGCCTTCAAGGACACGCCGCTCGATCCGAAGCACTGGGCCACCCTGGACGAGGGCCTCGCCGAAGTGGTGCAGAGCGGCACGGCCGGCGCCAACCCCTTCATCCGCGAGATCGCCAAGCTCGTCCCCTTCTCGGGCAAGACCGGCACCGCTCAGGTGGCCACCTTCGTGGACAAGGCCCACTACGCGCGCCAGGCCAAGAAGCTCAAGGACCACGCCCTCTTCGCGGGCTACGCGCCCCGCGATCATCCCCAGATCGCCTTCGCCGTGGTGGTGGAGAACGCGGGCTTCGGTTCCACCGCCGCCGCCCCCGTGGCGGCCAAGCTCGTGAAGTACTGGTGCCTGGACCGGCTCTCCAACCCCCTGCCGGCGCCCCGGGGCCGGATGGTGGATCCCTTCGCGCCTCAGCCGACGGAGACCCAGGAATGA
- a CDS encoding ThiF family adenylyltransferase yields MLTPSFVRDRALFCRDEGFAYLAIHNHAGLDSVEFSGDDLRSHERGYPALRDITRGQIVGGLVFAQNAVAGDLWFKNGRKPLAGARVLGSTFRYLTSDPIAGGRGLDIKYDRQARLFGERGQGILRKQRVGIIGLGGIGSLVCELLSRLGVGSLVLVDPDRIEPSNLSRVVGSSAWDTREVFQQSGLPKWIKNMPFSRPRLKVDIASRVARQANSSIEVQRIPESVVDGDTAEALTSCDFIFLAADSHQARHVFNALVHQYLIPGVQLGAKVEVEAATGKVGRVFSVVRPSNPGSACLWCNGLISPAKLQDEALSATERIAQRYVDEPDIPSPSVITLNAVAAARGVDDYLFRTVGLRLGGLEHDFLYFEPRLGSIRFDAPRTDAECTECGASSGSRFAAGDGARLPVRPFRRR; encoded by the coding sequence ATGCTCACCCCTTCCTTTGTGCGAGACCGAGCGCTCTTTTGCCGGGATGAGGGGTTCGCCTACCTAGCGATCCACAACCACGCAGGCCTAGACTCCGTGGAGTTTTCAGGGGATGACCTTAGGTCTCATGAGCGAGGCTACCCTGCCCTCAGGGACATCACCCGGGGTCAAATAGTTGGTGGCCTCGTCTTCGCGCAGAACGCAGTTGCCGGGGACCTCTGGTTTAAGAATGGGAGGAAGCCCCTCGCAGGAGCTCGAGTGCTGGGCTCTACATTTCGCTACCTCACCTCAGACCCCATCGCTGGAGGCAGGGGCCTCGACATCAAATATGATCGGCAGGCGAGGCTCTTCGGGGAGCGGGGGCAGGGGATTCTTCGTAAGCAACGAGTTGGGATCATTGGCCTTGGTGGAATCGGTTCTCTCGTTTGCGAGCTTCTCTCGCGCCTTGGAGTTGGATCTTTGGTGTTAGTTGATCCGGATCGGATTGAACCATCCAACCTTTCAAGGGTTGTAGGGAGTTCCGCCTGGGACACCCGTGAAGTTTTTCAGCAGTCTGGTTTGCCGAAGTGGATCAAGAATATGCCATTTTCCCGTCCACGACTGAAGGTGGATATTGCTTCTCGAGTCGCTCGCCAAGCAAATTCTTCAATCGAAGTTCAACGAATTCCTGAGTCTGTCGTGGACGGCGATACAGCAGAGGCCCTCACCAGTTGTGATTTTATTTTTCTTGCAGCTGATAGCCATCAGGCTCGGCATGTCTTCAACGCTCTGGTTCACCAATACCTAATCCCTGGTGTCCAACTTGGGGCAAAGGTTGAGGTAGAGGCTGCTACCGGAAAGGTCGGACGCGTATTCAGCGTTGTTCGCCCTTCAAACCCCGGGTCAGCTTGTCTCTGGTGCAATGGACTCATCTCGCCGGCCAAGCTCCAGGATGAAGCTCTCTCAGCCACGGAGCGAATTGCCCAAAGGTACGTGGATGAACCCGATATCCCATCGCCAAGTGTAATCACCCTCAACGCCGTAGCTGCGGCCCGTGGGGTCGACGACTACCTATTTAGAACCGTAGGCCTCCGGCTTGGGGGGCTAGAACATGACTTCCTCTACTTCGAGCCCAGGTTAGGATCCATTCGGTTCGACGCACCTCGCACCGACGCAGAGTGCACGGAATGCGGGGCTTCATCGGGCAGCAGGTTTGCCGCTGGTGACGGTGCAAGGCTGCCTGTACGTCCTTTTAGGAGGAGGTAA
- a CDS encoding serine/threonine-protein kinase, translating into MLTRLGKFEIVRLLAQGSMGEVYVGRDPIIGREVAIKVIHTAAGMGPQARERFATEARAAGVLNHPNIVTVHELGEEQGVLYLAMELVKGEDLGTLIRAGTLSPKDTLEVLAQVCDGLAMAHRHQILHRDIKPSNIRVVWDGKSLQAKVLDFGVAKIINTDTTDEGTVFGTVNYMAPEYLQSGRPDSRSDLFAVGVILYESLAGIPPFDGPSPGSVIYRLLHENPTPLPPTAFQGISRDVQGILHHALAKDPANRFQTAEDLAAVLRAAKDTAWRWEQERPTVALKIKGLMSPGRGPTPPTPPRGVPMVRPTPHPAPAKQASTTASGSMFSPVIVSRPAAREALAPQGTGPYGRAEVRQDVLETTKLQLLQALEIDPRNAKAHAMLLVTHYRLGRMDAVMQTLRQARDRGIPSAELRAVPRCNQVVAEELQTCHLPLDLHGEFMEYFGL; encoded by the coding sequence GTGCTGACGCGCCTTGGCAAGTTCGAAATCGTACGGCTGCTGGCCCAGGGAAGCATGGGTGAGGTCTACGTGGGTCGCGATCCGATCATCGGCCGGGAGGTGGCCATCAAGGTCATCCACACGGCGGCCGGCATGGGCCCCCAGGCCCGGGAGCGCTTCGCCACCGAGGCCCGCGCCGCCGGCGTGCTGAACCACCCCAACATCGTGACCGTCCACGAGCTGGGCGAGGAGCAGGGCGTCCTCTACCTGGCCATGGAGTTGGTGAAGGGGGAGGACCTGGGCACGCTGATCCGGGCCGGCACGCTTTCCCCCAAGGACACCCTCGAGGTGCTGGCCCAGGTCTGTGATGGCCTGGCCATGGCCCACCGCCACCAGATCCTGCACCGGGACATCAAGCCCTCGAACATCCGGGTCGTGTGGGACGGCAAGAGCCTCCAGGCCAAGGTGCTGGACTTCGGCGTGGCCAAGATCATCAACACGGACACCACGGACGAGGGCACGGTCTTCGGCACCGTGAACTACATGGCGCCGGAGTACCTGCAGAGCGGCCGTCCCGACTCCCGCAGCGATCTCTTCGCCGTGGGCGTGATCCTCTACGAGTCCCTGGCCGGCATCCCGCCTTTCGACGGCCCCAGCCCCGGCTCGGTCATCTACCGGCTGCTCCACGAGAACCCCACGCCGCTGCCGCCCACGGCCTTCCAGGGCATCAGCCGTGATGTGCAGGGCATCCTCCACCACGCCCTGGCCAAGGACCCGGCCAACCGCTTCCAGACCGCGGAGGACCTGGCGGCGGTCCTGCGCGCGGCCAAGGACACGGCCTGGCGCTGGGAGCAGGAGCGCCCCACGGTGGCCCTCAAGATCAAGGGGCTGATGTCCCCCGGCCGCGGACCCACGCCTCCCACACCACCGCGGGGCGTGCCGATGGTGCGCCCGACGCCGCATCCCGCCCCGGCGAAACAGGCCAGCACCACGGCTTCCGGATCCATGTTCAGCCCCGTGATCGTGTCCCGTCCGGCGGCCCGCGAAGCGCTGGCCCCCCAGGGCACCGGCCCCTACGGCCGCGCCGAGGTCCGCCAGGACGTGCTGGAGACCACCAAGCTCCAGCTGCTCCAGGCCCTGGAGATCGATCCGAGGAACGCCAAGGCCCACGCCATGCTGCTGGTCACCCACTACCGCCTGGGCCGCATGGATGCCGTGATGCAGACCCTGCGCCAGGCCCGGGACCGCGGCATCCCCTCGGCGGAGCTCCGGGCCGTGCCCCGCTGCAACCAGGTGGTGGCGGAAGAGCTGCAGACCTGCCACCTGCCCCTGGACCTGCATGGCGAATTCATGGAGTACTTCGGACTCTGA
- the ligA gene encoding NAD-dependent DNA ligase LigA — protein sequence MTDLRQRMKDLADQVRMHRYRYYVLDQPTVSDAEYDALEKELRAIEEEHPELADANSPTRRVGAPPVDAFEKRRHGQPMLSLDNAYSEAELREWEVKWRKLAPEAGPRYAAELKVDGLSLSLRYEGRELVEALTRGDGETGELVTENARTIADIPLRLPAEAPVRLEVRGEVFLSRKRWEELNRQRDARGEARFANPRNAASGTMKLLDSREVAARGLSFLPWQVLWSEGGEWDHAQSMALLGAWGFGVMPAHGEGDLAGVLSFIAEQAEARLRLPFDTDGVVLKVLDPALQQRLGATDRVPRWAIAFKFPATQVTTTVLGITWQVGRSGKLTPVAELEAVEVAGSTVRRATLHNADELARLGLKVGHRVFIEKGGEVIPKVVALVPGEEGRDLPATLIPATCPECAGEVGKTDDAEVAIRCLNPECPAKLAARLLHFGGRSALDIEGLGEALVEQVVASKRFEQPWELFSLLQEPRLGLAYVSGLDRMAEKSAQNLMQALDEARMKPLARWIHALGIPMVGARTAELLAEAYPSLDLLWVADEQKLQAVEEVGPKVAAALRAFVALHPELPARLAELGVRPAPPAPRDLSGLPLSGEVAVVTGTLPSLSREAAEALLKRLGAKVTGSVSPKTTLLLAGEKAGSKLAKAETLGIPVRDEAWLRGLEG from the coding sequence ATGACCGACCTGCGGCAGCGGATGAAGGACCTGGCGGACCAGGTGCGCATGCACCGGTACCGCTACTACGTGCTGGACCAGCCCACGGTCTCCGACGCTGAATACGACGCACTGGAGAAGGAACTGCGCGCCATCGAGGAGGAACATCCCGAGCTGGCCGACGCGAACAGCCCGACCCGGCGCGTGGGCGCGCCGCCGGTGGATGCCTTCGAGAAGCGCCGTCATGGCCAGCCCATGCTCAGTCTCGACAACGCCTATTCGGAAGCCGAGTTGCGCGAGTGGGAGGTGAAGTGGCGCAAGCTGGCGCCGGAGGCCGGGCCGCGCTATGCGGCCGAGCTCAAAGTGGATGGCCTGTCCCTCTCGCTGCGCTACGAAGGACGCGAGCTGGTGGAGGCCCTCACCCGGGGCGACGGCGAGACCGGTGAGCTGGTGACCGAGAACGCGCGGACCATCGCGGACATTCCATTGCGGCTGCCCGCGGAGGCGCCCGTGCGGCTGGAGGTGCGGGGCGAGGTCTTCCTGTCCCGCAAGCGCTGGGAGGAGCTGAACCGCCAGCGGGATGCCCGCGGCGAGGCGCGCTTCGCCAACCCGCGCAACGCCGCCAGCGGCACCATGAAGCTGCTGGACAGCCGCGAGGTCGCCGCCCGCGGCCTGTCCTTCCTGCCTTGGCAGGTCCTCTGGAGCGAAGGCGGGGAATGGGATCACGCGCAGTCCATGGCTCTGCTGGGCGCATGGGGTTTCGGCGTGATGCCGGCCCATGGCGAGGGCGACCTGGCGGGCGTGCTGTCGTTCATCGCGGAGCAGGCCGAAGCCCGGCTCCGGCTGCCCTTCGATACGGATGGCGTGGTGCTGAAGGTGCTGGATCCCGCCCTGCAGCAGCGCCTGGGGGCCACGGACCGCGTACCCCGGTGGGCCATCGCGTTCAAGTTCCCCGCCACCCAGGTGACCACCACGGTGCTGGGCATCACCTGGCAGGTGGGGCGCAGCGGCAAGCTCACGCCGGTGGCCGAGCTGGAGGCGGTGGAAGTGGCGGGTTCTACGGTGCGCCGGGCCACCCTGCACAACGCCGACGAGCTGGCGCGCCTGGGCCTGAAGGTCGGACATCGCGTGTTCATCGAGAAGGGCGGCGAGGTCATTCCCAAGGTGGTGGCGCTGGTGCCGGGCGAAGAGGGCCGGGACCTGCCGGCGACGCTGATTCCCGCGACATGCCCCGAATGCGCCGGCGAGGTCGGCAAGACGGATGATGCAGAGGTGGCCATCCGCTGCCTCAATCCCGAGTGTCCCGCCAAGCTGGCGGCGCGGCTGCTGCACTTCGGCGGCCGCTCCGCCCTGGACATCGAGGGCCTGGGCGAGGCCCTGGTGGAGCAGGTGGTGGCATCCAAACGCTTCGAACAGCCTTGGGAGCTGTTCAGCCTGCTGCAGGAACCCCGGCTGGGGCTGGCCTATGTCTCCGGCCTGGACCGCATGGCCGAGAAGTCCGCCCAGAACCTGATGCAGGCCCTGGACGAGGCCCGCATGAAACCCCTGGCCCGCTGGATCCACGCATTGGGCATCCCCATGGTGGGCGCCCGCACCGCGGAACTGCTGGCCGAGGCCTACCCCTCGCTGGATCTGCTGTGGGTAGCCGATGAACAGAAGCTGCAGGCCGTGGAGGAAGTGGGACCGAAGGTCGCGGCCGCCCTGCGCGCTTTCGTGGCCCTGCATCCGGAACTGCCGGCGCGGCTCGCGGAGCTGGGCGTGCGGCCCGCGCCGCCCGCGCCCCGGGACTTGTCGGGGCTGCCGCTGTCCGGCGAGGTCGCGGTGGTCACCGGCACGCTGCCTTCCCTGTCGCGGGAGGCGGCGGAGGCCCTGCTGAAGCGGCTGGGCGCCAAAGTCACGGGCAGCGTGTCGCCGAAGACCACCCTGCTGTTGGCCGGCGAGAAGGCCGGATCCAAGCTGGCCAAGGCAGAGACCCTGGGCATCCCCGTGCGCGACGAGGCCTGGCTGCGGGGGCTGGAAGGCTGA
- a CDS encoding glutaredoxin family protein produces the protein MSRISDLEGLELAVYSATWCPDCRRLEAWLAEHQVAHTKVDIETVPGAAEKLEAETGKRAIPFVLVNGRRWVRGYHKELPQRLDGDLLVEELVAAGK, from the coding sequence ATGAGCCGAATTAGCGACCTCGAAGGCCTGGAATTGGCGGTCTACAGCGCCACCTGGTGCCCGGATTGCCGGCGCCTGGAGGCCTGGCTGGCGGAGCACCAGGTGGCCCATACCAAGGTGGACATCGAGACCGTGCCCGGGGCCGCCGAGAAGCTCGAGGCCGAGACCGGGAAGCGGGCCATCCCCTTCGTGCTGGTGAACGGGAGGCGCTGGGTCCGGGGCTACCACAAGGAGCTGCCCCAGCGGCTGGACGGAGATCTGCTGGTCGAGGAGCTGGTAGCGGCCGGAAAGTAA
- the mreC gene encoding rod shape-determining protein MreC, whose protein sequence is MVVRAAKWSWSRTGLQRLALVLLWLGHGTWVLLGPNPARHWMTFMDVLSRPSQSIAARWEGWRAARRDSGRSLAELRAENARLGAELTQFRTQQAQQAPRLAEADEAVRMLGLKQQIPLELKSARVLFATRPATFGGLILDRGQDLGLEPDQGVLVPEGIVGRLWSVGATQSKVLPADAPNASVAVMLMRSRATGVLQGLGSGRALIRYVSNQEVVQAGEAVLTSGLDRVFPRGLLVGYVAEVAKGDLELRVIVHLSAPLDRVNAVLVLPPQPPLEVQPPFVAPEPKTQQRKRGAP, encoded by the coding sequence ATGGTCGTCCGCGCAGCCAAGTGGAGTTGGAGCCGCACGGGGTTGCAGCGCCTGGCCCTGGTCCTCCTCTGGCTGGGGCACGGCACCTGGGTGCTGCTGGGGCCGAATCCCGCCCGTCACTGGATGACCTTCATGGACGTGCTCTCGCGTCCATCCCAGTCCATCGCCGCCCGGTGGGAGGGCTGGCGGGCCGCCCGCCGGGATTCCGGGCGCAGCCTGGCGGAGCTCCGCGCCGAGAATGCGCGGCTGGGGGCCGAGCTGACCCAGTTCCGCACCCAGCAGGCCCAGCAGGCCCCGCGGCTGGCCGAGGCTGACGAGGCCGTGCGGATGCTCGGCCTGAAGCAGCAGATTCCGCTGGAGCTGAAGTCGGCGCGGGTGCTCTTCGCGACGCGCCCGGCCACCTTCGGCGGCCTGATCCTGGACCGGGGCCAGGACCTGGGATTGGAACCGGACCAGGGCGTCCTGGTGCCGGAGGGCATCGTGGGGCGCCTCTGGTCCGTTGGCGCCACCCAGTCGAAGGTGCTCCCCGCCGACGCCCCCAATGCCTCGGTGGCCGTGATGCTCATGCGCAGCCGGGCCACCGGCGTCCTCCAGGGACTGGGCTCAGGGCGGGCGCTGATCCGCTACGTGAGCAACCAGGAGGTCGTGCAGGCGGGCGAGGCGGTCCTCACCAGCGGGCTGGACCGGGTCTTCCCCCGGGGCCTGCTCGTGGGCTATGTGGCCGAAGTGGCCAAGGGCGATCTCGAGTTGCGGGTGATCGTCCACCTCTCGGCGCCCCTCGACCGGGTGAATGCCGTCCTGGTGCTGCCCCCCCAGCCGCCCCTGGAGGTGCAGCCGCCCTTCGTGGCGCCGGAGCCGAAGACCCAGCAGCGGAAGCGGGGGGCACCATGA